The genome window TCAGGACTCGTCTCCGTGGCGGCTTCTTTTAGCCATATTTCACTCTGAGCCACCAGGATCAGACCGCCAGGTGTCTTTCTGTAGGGAGTAAAGTGGACTGAAAGTCTAGCCTGATCATTCTGCATGTGTATGGTTACAGGACGGCCGGGAATGGTTAGTTTTTCCAACTCGGATTGCCACATAACGTTTTGAACATCATGAAACAGTTTGGCTTGAATATGTACGGTTAAAGCCTCTTTGAGGAGCTCTTCCATATTGGCATCAGAAGGAGCAGAATCCTTCTCCTCCTGAGCCATCATTCCATTCACGAAGAACAATGAAAGAATGAGTCCGATTGTCAGTGTTTTACGCATCAACGGGATGAGCCCCCGGCAAAGCTGGCAGTGCGGATAAGCTGAGAATCCCCATGAAGTGCCAGATTCAGGTCCCCAGGCAGACTCAGACTGGATTCCTGGCTGAATAGACTGCTATCAGATTGATTGATCAGTGAAAGCATGGCTTCTATATCTTCCCCTGGAATCATCATGTCTCCAGGAGGAACTGACCATCCATCGGAGACAGCAAGAGGCATATCCATATAGCTGGCAGAAGGTCCGGGAGAACCGGACATAGAGAAACCTAAAAAGAAAGCCAAAACCGCTGCCGCCGCAGCAGCCATTGAAAAAATCGGTTTTTTTACTGCTGGTAGAAAAGAATGGACTTCTACATTTTCTTTATGCCGGATGAGCCTCTGTAGATCTTCATAACTTGTAGAGACATCAGGTTCCGTTTCAGAAAGAAGAAGATCCGACTGAGCTCTGAAGCTCTCAAGAACGGCATGACATTCTTTACAGACATGAATGTGTTCTTCAATTTTCTCTTTCCAGGGACTGGAAACCTCACCATCATAATAGGCAGACAACAATTTGTCGTCAGGGCACATAGACTTCCCCCTTATCAAGGATTTCACTCAGTTTCTGTCTGGCACGAAAGACACGTATTTTAACATTTCCTTCAGATATTTTCAGAATTTCTCCAATCTGCTTGTAGTTGAGGTTGGCGTATTCCTTTAAGGTCAGCACCACCCGCATCTTATATGGCAGCTTCATAAGCGCTTCCTGAATGAGTTTTTTTGACTCATCCTCCATAAGCCCCTTCTCACCCTGATTGATCACCTCGGGTTTGGGCTCATGATAATGTTTCTGATAAGCGTTCCTCTCCCGGCCCTTCCTCTTTTCATGATTGTAAGCCAGGTTTTTTACAACACGGATCATCCAGTACTTCGCTTGTTCTCCAGGTGGAATCTTATCCATCCGTTCATAGTAACGGACAAATGCCTCCTGGCAAAGGTCTTCACTAACTTCCGTACTGCCCGTAATCCTGTAAGCAACACGTATCAAAACAGGGTAAAAATCTTTATATGCTAGCTCAAAGTCGTCAGACACCAAGATCTACCCTCTCATCATTAAAACATGTAATCAGAAATGCTGTTACATGAAATTTCATTTTTTTTTCCATTTTGGACCGTCAGGAGAATCGATGATCTGAATTCCCTGTTCCAACAGCTGATCGCGGATTTCGTCAGACCTCTTAAAGTCTTTATTTTTACGCGCTTCCTGCCGCTCAAGAATGAGTGCTTCGATATCCTTATCAAGATTATCGGACTGATCATTGTCTTCTGGAACTTCGTCCAGTTTCAGTCCAAGGATTCTATCCATATCCATGATGAGAGTCAGTTTCTCAGCGGTAGTAAGTTCTTTATTCTTCAAAAGGCTCCAGAGATCGGCCAGGGCTCTGGGAGTATTGAGATCGGCGGCCATATGGTCCTGAAAATCCTTTAGAACAGCCTTTCCCGCCTCTGACAGAGTAGAAAGTTCTCCGGGAGTAGCCTCTTTTTTCATAATCGCAATTTTTCGAACAAGTGACTCTCTGGCGGAACGGGAGGCATCCAGGGATTCCCAAGAAAAGATCAGTTGCGAACGATAATGGCCTCCTAAAAGGAAATACCGGTAATCCAGAGGATCATAGCCCTTGTCAATTAGATCCTGTAAAGTGATAAATCCACCCTTGGATTTTGACATTTTTCCGTTTTTCATGAGAAGAAACTCATTATGAAGCCATACATTGACCCATTTGCAGCCATTGGCGGCTTCTGACTGGGCGATTTCGTTTGTATGGTGAATGGGAATATGGTCCACACCGCCGCAGTGTATATCAAAATGGGGTCCCAGGTATTTGCAGCTCATAGCCGAACACTCTATATGCCATCCGGGATAACCCTTTCCCCAGGGAGAATCCCAGGTCATGGCCTGATCCTCAAACTTGCTGTTGGTAAACCAGAGAACAAAATCGGTGTAATTCTTTTTATTTTCGTCGACAGCCACACGGGCGCCATGCTGAAGATCCTGGTTTTCAAGATTTGCCATACGGCCGTATTCTGGAAATTTTGCCGTATTAAAGTAAACATTCCCTCCAGCGACATAGGTGTATCCCTTGTCTTCCAGGGTTTTAACCATATCGATCATATCCTGGATGTGCTCGGTAGCCTTGCACACTTGAAGGGGTGTCTTAATATTCAGTCTCTGGGAATCTTTAAAAAAAGCGTCCGTAAAATGCTTGGCAATATCCCAAACCGTCATGCCCTGCTCCCGGGCACTCTTGATCATCTTATCTTCGCCATCGTCGCCGTCACCTGTAAGATGCCCCACATCTGTCACGTTCATGACATGATTGACCTTGTAGCCGGCATATTCCAGAGTCCTACGAAGAACGTCTTCATATGTATAGGCCCGCATATTACCAATATGGGCATAATTGTAAACTGTGGGTCCACAGCAATACAGTCCAACTTGTCCCTCAACAAGGGGGCGAAAGTCCTGCAGGAGCCGTCCATCCGAATTCATCAGTTTCAATTTCACAAATATACCTCACTGTGTTGCCATGTACGGGCAGTCCATTTATCATTGTAGATGTGTACAAATTAATCGATTTGAAGAGAAAAATCAACATCAGAGGTTCCTTGAGAGAACAGGAATCACTAAAAAACCTCACAAGCTTCCGCCTTGGCGGAAAGGCTGATCTATATGCCGAGCCTTCTGATGAAGAAGATCTTCTGCATCTGCTTCGAGCCCTGAAAGAGATGGAAATTCCCTGGTTTATCCTGGGAGGAGGAGCCAATATCCTCATATCTGACAGGGGAATCAGAGGCATGGTCATCTCTATGACCCGACTGGATTCGATAAGTAAAAAAGAAAGCTCTTTGACGCTCGGTGCGGGACTCCCCGTATCGGATGGTGCAGCCTATGCCGCCGACAAGGGGCTCAAAGGCCTGGAGTTCATCTATGCCATGCCCGGTTCCGTAGGAGGAGCCCTCTGGATGAATGCCCGCTGTTATGGCGGTGAGATAGCCGGGATACTGAAAGGTGCCACCATCATCAATGAAAATTTGGAAAGAGAGTATGTCCCATTCAAAACAAATGAGTGGAACTATAAAAAATCCCCATTCCAGAACAGGAATTGTATTATACTATCTGCCGAGTTCTCTTTGGAAAGAGCTGTCCCTTCCGATCTCTGGATAGAGATGAAAAGAATACGGAAAGACCGGGAAGACAAGGGACATTTTCGTGCCCCCTGCGCTGGTTCAACCTTTAAAAATAACAGGGCCTTTGGTGCACCTTCTGGACAGATCATCGAAGATGCCGGACTGAAGGGATATAGAATAGGCGGTGCAGCCGTATCAGATTGGCATGGAAATATCCTTATCAATGAGAAAGATGCAACGGCGGAAGAGTTGGACAAACTGATCAAGTTTGTTCAAGAGAGAGTTCAGGAGAAGACTGGGTTTCTTCTGGAACCTGAGGTAATCAGGGTTGGTGACTGGAGGTCAATTGATGCAGAATCTGATTGAAAACCTGAAAGAGTATCTGGATCCTGTCAATGACGGTCAGCTCCGGTCGGTTCTGGATGAACTGAGTGCCGCTGAAATCGCCGAAATCTGGGACAATTTTTCCAATGAAGAGAGTCTTAGAATATTCGCCCTCATCCAACAGGACAAAAGAAGTGACCTCATATCCGAGCTCCACATCTATGAACAGGAACATCTCATCAGAGAGCTCTCGGAGGGAATCACAAAGACTCTTTTAAATGGAATGGAACCGGATAATCTTGTAGACCTGATTCAGTCGGTCAGCCCGGAGCTACGCTCTGCCGTTTGGGAACAGCTGAGCGAAGAGACACGGAGAGAGACAACGTTTCTACTACGCTTTGACGAAGATGATGCTGCAGGTATCATGACTCCCAGGTATGCGGCCATCCTTGGGGGAATCACAGTCGCCCAGGCTCTGAAATTCATCCGGAAAACGATGGATGAAATGGAAACCATTTACTACTTGTATGTGGTTGATAAATTAAAGAGGCTCAATGGGGTCGTCTCCCTCAAGGACATACTCAGAGCCAATGATTCGGACCGGATTGAAGATATCATGATCCGCAAGGTCATATATGTTCACGATGATACAGACCAGGAAGAGTCTGCCAGAGTTCTTGAAAATCACGGTTTACTGGCTCTTCCCGTAGTGGACCGATTTAACAGACTCCTGGGAATCATTACCTTTGATGATGTAATTGATGTCATCAGGGAAGAGCAGACAGAAGATATCTATAAGATGGGAGCCATGGGTGGAAACACAAATAGTTATCTGGAAACCAGCTCATGGGGTCTGGTAAAAAAGCGTATTCCCTGGCTGATCATCCTCCTCGTGGCAGGAACTATCACGACAAATGTACTCCATCTCTATCAAGACTTACTTCTGGCAGCCGCATTTTTGACACTTTTTATACCGGTTATAACGCAGACAGGGGGAAACTCGGGAACTCAGTCATCCACTTTGATGATTAGAGGACTGGCAACAGGAGAGCTTCACTTCAGGGATATTGGGAAGGTCATGCTCAAAGAGATCATCGTGGGCCTGTTTTTGGGAATAACCACGGGAGTTGTCATTTTAACCAGAGCCTACTTCACCCCTCCGGGAATAGAATTTCTACCAGCTATAGCCATTGCCATATCCTTGTGCAGTGTTGTAATTTTTGCCACAGTTTTGGGCGCCTTTGTCCCCATGCTGATCCACAAGATTGGATTTGACCCGACAGTAGCTGCTGGCCCCCTGATGTCGACAGTCATTGATGTGTGCGGACTAACCATTTTCTTCGAAGTATCCAAGAGGATTCTCACCCTGTGAAACAGCGTTCTTCAGAAACGGAGATTGAGTTCTACAAGAATCATGTTTCCCGGGTTGAAGTGGATGCAACGACAATAGAAATCAACCCCTCGAGCCGGCTGTATTTTGCCGGTTCCTGTTTTGCAGAGAACCTTTTTTCCTACTGGCAGGAACACTTTCTCTCGGGAGCCCTATCTCCTTTTGGCAGTACCTATAACCCTGTTTCTCTGCGAGACAGCCTCTGCCTGATTTGTGAATATCAGGAAGTAAAAGAAGAGGATCTTTTTCTACATAATGAACTCTGGCGGCATCCCCTGTTTAATACTCTTATGGCCGATAAGACAGCATCGGTAGTAACGAGCAGAATCAATAAAAGCCTCATGAATCATAGGCTTCTCTTGCAACAAAGTGACTTTCTTATTCTGACCCTGGGAACAGCCTATGTGTATGAAGAGATTAAAACACATAACATTGTAAATAACTGCCATAGACGACCATCTACTGAGTTTCGAAGGTACGCTCTAACAGTCGAAATGATAGTAGAAGCTCTGGAAAGCCTGATGAAGGCTGTGAGAAAAATAAATCCGGGAATAAAACTGATTCTGACCCTGAGTCCAGTCCGGCACCTGAGGGATAAAGCCTCTGAGAACTCCCTGAGCAAGGCTCTTCTGCGCTGCGGCATAGAGGAGTTTTTAAACCGGGACCATGATTCTGAATACTTCCCGTCCTATGAAATTCTGCTAGATGAGCTACGGGATTACCGTTGGTACACAGAGGATCTGGTACACCCCTCTGATGCGGCATTGAAGTATATTATGTCCCGTTTTTGTGAGTCCCGGGGAAATGATGCCCTAAAATTATATTTAAAAGACTCAGAAGCTCTGAGCCGGATGAATCGCCACAAGGTTCTTCATCCGGACACAGAAGAGGGAAGAAATTTTATGGCGTTGAAAGAAGCAAAAAAACAGGATTTTTTAAAAAAATATCCCTTTACCACTTTAAAAGATTTCTAAAGACGTCTTCTCAACACCCATTTTAAGAATTGAGTATGAATCTCCCAGGATGAGGCCCCATATCCTCCGGCGGCTACCCAGGCAGAAGGAATCTGTCGGTCTTCCAAGTAATGATAGAGGGTCTGGTCCCGTTCCAGCATCTGCTCTTTGGTCATGGATATAAGATTTGTCGAAGGAAGTTCATCCTTTTCGTAGGGATCCACACCGCCGACGACAAGGACCAAATCCGGACGGCCCTTGTGTTCCAGTTCGTCCAGGGCTTTCATCAGCCGAGGGATGTACTCGCCCTCTTCTCCTGCTTCAATAGGAATATCCACATCCCCGGGAAACCAGGAGGGGTTAAGACTGCCGTCTTCCATCATCTTTGGTGAATCCAGCGGCCAGCCTTTGGCCATATGAATGCTCAAAGTGGTTATATCATCATGAGAGGCCATGACTTCGGCTGTCCCGTCTCCCCGATGAGCATCCATATCTACAATCCAGGCGGTCTTAAACAGCCCCTCAGAATGGGCCCTTAAAATAGCCACAGCAATATCATTAAGAAGGCAGAATCCATGACCGAAGTCTGGATGCCCATGATGCATACCTCCCCCCAGGAAGTAACAAAACCCG of Oceanispirochaeta crateris contains these proteins:
- a CDS encoding anti-sigma factor family protein, giving the protein MCPDDKLLSAYYDGEVSSPWKEKIEEHIHVCKECHAVLESFRAQSDLLLSETEPDVSTSYEDLQRLIRHKENVEVHSFLPAVKKPIFSMAAAAAAVLAFFLGFSMSGSPGPSASYMDMPLAVSDGWSVPPGDMMIPGEDIEAMLSLINQSDSSLFSQESSLSLPGDLNLALHGDSQLIRTASFAGGSSR
- a CDS encoding RNA polymerase sigma factor, coding for MSDDFELAYKDFYPVLIRVAYRITGSTEVSEDLCQEAFVRYYERMDKIPPGEQAKYWMIRVVKNLAYNHEKRKGRERNAYQKHYHEPKPEVINQGEKGLMEDESKKLIQEALMKLPYKMRVVLTLKEYANLNYKQIGEILKISEGNVKIRVFRARQKLSEILDKGEVYVP
- the cysS gene encoding cysteine--tRNA ligase is translated as MKLKLMNSDGRLLQDFRPLVEGQVGLYCCGPTVYNYAHIGNMRAYTYEDVLRRTLEYAGYKVNHVMNVTDVGHLTGDGDDGEDKMIKSAREQGMTVWDIAKHFTDAFFKDSQRLNIKTPLQVCKATEHIQDMIDMVKTLEDKGYTYVAGGNVYFNTAKFPEYGRMANLENQDLQHGARVAVDENKKNYTDFVLWFTNSKFEDQAMTWDSPWGKGYPGWHIECSAMSCKYLGPHFDIHCGGVDHIPIHHTNEIAQSEAANGCKWVNVWLHNEFLLMKNGKMSKSKGGFITLQDLIDKGYDPLDYRYFLLGGHYRSQLIFSWESLDASRSARESLVRKIAIMKKEATPGELSTLSEAGKAVLKDFQDHMAADLNTPRALADLWSLLKNKELTTAEKLTLIMDMDRILGLKLDEVPEDNDQSDNLDKDIEALILERQEARKNKDFKRSDEIRDQLLEQGIQIIDSPDGPKWKKK
- the murB gene encoding UDP-N-acetylmuramate dehydrogenase, whose protein sequence is MYKLIDLKRKINIRGSLREQESLKNLTSFRLGGKADLYAEPSDEEDLLHLLRALKEMEIPWFILGGGANILISDRGIRGMVISMTRLDSISKKESSLTLGAGLPVSDGAAYAADKGLKGLEFIYAMPGSVGGALWMNARCYGGEIAGILKGATIINENLEREYVPFKTNEWNYKKSPFQNRNCIILSAEFSLERAVPSDLWIEMKRIRKDREDKGHFRAPCAGSTFKNNRAFGAPSGQIIEDAGLKGYRIGGAAVSDWHGNILINEKDATAEELDKLIKFVQERVQEKTGFLLEPEVIRVGDWRSIDAESD
- the mgtE gene encoding magnesium transporter gives rise to the protein MQNLIENLKEYLDPVNDGQLRSVLDELSAAEIAEIWDNFSNEESLRIFALIQQDKRSDLISELHIYEQEHLIRELSEGITKTLLNGMEPDNLVDLIQSVSPELRSAVWEQLSEETRRETTFLLRFDEDDAAGIMTPRYAAILGGITVAQALKFIRKTMDEMETIYYLYVVDKLKRLNGVVSLKDILRANDSDRIEDIMIRKVIYVHDDTDQEESARVLENHGLLALPVVDRFNRLLGIITFDDVIDVIREEQTEDIYKMGAMGGNTNSYLETSSWGLVKKRIPWLIILLVAGTITTNVLHLYQDLLLAAAFLTLFIPVITQTGGNSGTQSSTLMIRGLATGELHFRDIGKVMLKEIIVGLFLGITTGVVILTRAYFTPPGIEFLPAIAIAISLCSVVIFATVLGAFVPMLIHKIGFDPTVAAGPLMSTVIDVCGLTIFFEVSKRILTL
- a CDS encoding GSCFA domain-containing protein, with the protein product MKQRSSETEIEFYKNHVSRVEVDATTIEINPSSRLYFAGSCFAENLFSYWQEHFLSGALSPFGSTYNPVSLRDSLCLICEYQEVKEEDLFLHNELWRHPLFNTLMADKTASVVTSRINKSLMNHRLLLQQSDFLILTLGTAYVYEEIKTHNIVNNCHRRPSTEFRRYALTVEMIVEALESLMKAVRKINPGIKLILTLSPVRHLRDKASENSLSKALLRCGIEEFLNRDHDSEYFPSYEILLDELRDYRWYTEDLVHPSDAALKYIMSRFCESRGNDALKLYLKDSEALSRMNRHKVLHPDTEEGRNFMALKEAKKQDFLKKYPFTTLKDF
- a CDS encoding histone deacetylase family protein, translating into MLIYNPDAKITFPKYGIQIPSLDSRKTNTIKALLEDPILGSRSKEWYIHDIPSVINREDLERAHNRGYLDRLFGEEQTQTLIKAYELLDEQGNFNRYDPEDASAELGGIIEDVMTIISGTYASISKALETGFCYFLGGGMHHGHPDFGHGFCLLNDIAVAILRAHSEGLFKTAWIVDMDAHRGDGTAEVMASHDDITTLSIHMAKGWPLDSPKMMEDGSLNPSWFPGDVDIPIEAGEEGEYIPRLMKALDELEHKGRPDLVLVVGGVDPYEKDELPSTNLISMTKEQMLERDQTLYHYLEDRQIPSAWVAAGGYGASSWEIHTQFLKWVLRRRL